AACATGCTGAAGAGCAGACAGATGACTTGGTGTGGCAGGCATACATCGCCGAAGGTGATCGGAAACGGCACCTTCCAGGGCTGTTCACCACAAAAGCTGCCGCTGAAGACTTTCTTAACGCTGGCTCTGGGGGTGTTGCTGACGAGTTGACACCTGTTGATGCGCTGAATTGTGTCTTCGCAACGCAAATTGGAGGGTTCGAAGGTTTTGGCGTTCAAACGGCAGTCTTGCGTTGTCAACCAGTGTGGCAGACGCTTGAGTTCGGCTATCAACGGCCAGCAGACGATGAGGATGATACGCTTGAAATTAGCGACGAAACCAGATTGCTTGTCTACCATCAGATCGAGGATGCAATCACTGACACAAACGCTCTACCTGACCTTTTGGTCAAATCTGGTGATGCTGTTGACAAAATGGCTGTCGCCAATTTGGCGACAGAGCTTTTATCCACATTAGATGAGATTAGTGTCAACGGTGAGTTTGACAAAACCCCAGCAGTTCGGCGTGAACTTCGGAAAGGAATAAAAACACAGCTTTATAAAAGCGATGTTGAATTCACGGCGAGCCAGCGGGATCGTATTACAAACGATCTAATCGAGTTCAGCTGGAACTACTGGTGAAAATAGCGAAGGCTGGGTCTCACAGAACTAGTAGTTCGATGAAGTGTGATCCAGTGATTGAACGGTGTGATGGATTTCAACCATGACCTGGTTTGAGGCAGTTGCGACAGCAAACTCGGCAGAACACCTGCCACTCCATTTCTGATAAATAATGTTTCGAGGCTACGGCATCGTCTCATCACATCAGTCATTGCTGGCAGCCGGTCGGTTACTGTCTCCTCCAGAATCCGTCATGGTGGTTCCCCGGCGCAACGGTATCGTGAGCGAGCGTTCGTAATGGGATTACGCTTGCTTCGCTGGTAATCAGTTCATCGAGTTCAGCGCTGCTCCTGGCCGTGACGACTTGTTGTTGGGGGACCTCGGTTTGTTAAGTAATTTTTCTGGTAGTTACTGCTCGTATCGGTGACCCAAGAGTTTAAATATATTCGGGTTTGGATGGTGTGAAAGTGCGATAATACCCGGTTTGAGGAGCAAGAAGGGCGAACAGATATAAAATACCAAAATTCAATCATTTTATATATCATGGAAGCCACGATACAGGTAGTCGTGATAGTCGGTCAACAGAAGCGCTCCATCCATAATGCTGAGCATCGAGGAGATGCATACCCGGTAGTAACAGGAACAGAGAGAAGAGCCGCGATCATCGCCCGGCCACCTCACGCAACGGATACGCCAGACACCGGTCGGATAGCGCTGAATCTGTACAGAACACCGGAGAGTAACCGATGGGAACGTTAGAGCAGGTGGCGCTCGACATTGAGACAACCGGGTTCGATGTCACTGTTGAGGTGACGAACGATGTGGATCTGTTCTCGGACAGTGCGGAGACAGTGATGGCGTTCGAGGACGGACAGACGACGGAGTTAGTGACGCATAACGCGGCTGACGCGTGCGTTGACGCGGCTCGCGGAGCGGTACTGCTCGAAATCGGATTTCAGAGGGAAATCGTTGACGCCGACGATACACGACACGTAGCTCCGCATAGCAGTTTGAAGCGATACACCATGGAGTACCGGGGAGCGCGGGAGACGACTGCGGGTTCACGATTTCGAATGAGTGAATTACAGACACGACGGTCGCGGATGCTAGGCGTATCGAGGACGATGACAGTGCGATGTACTGAGAGGGTAGGGCTGTGAGTCGGTGGAGTCACGGGGCGGATACGGTGGATGCGGCGACGCGGGCATTGATGCTGGCTAGACGTGGGAATCGGTGTCAGTGGTGCGGGGCGCGTGGTCCGCCGCGCGGCTGGGCGATCCTGCACGTCCACCACATTGAACGCAACCCGGATGATGTGGAGGAGGATGATCCGAAGAATTTAGCCGTGACGTGCCGCGGGTGCCATAACTGGTTTCATCACCGGCCAATGATCACGGATGCCCCGGTGCCGCTAACACATGCTGATATGCAGGTGTTGTTGCCGAATGACGTGTTATTGTTGAACGTGCTGGATGAGATCGGGCCAGCACCGTTCCGTGACGTGTTCGTGCGGATGAAAGTGTTGTTGTCGGAGCCGGCGGTACGCGAACGGTTGTGGGTGCTGATGGGGTTAGACCGGATGGTGGCGGGACGGGACGAGCAACTGGTAGATCAAGATGCGAAAAGCGGGGCGTGGGGATTCCCGGGCGATGTGGAGACGTCGGCGCGCGGGTACGTCCCGGATGACCGGGCGTTAGCGTTCCAACGCGCTGAAGACGAGTTAGTGCGCCGGGCACTCGACCGCGGGTGTAGCCGGGAGCACGTCGCATCAGTGTTTGATGTGTCGCGTCGGAACACGTTCCATAAGCAGTACCGCGCAGCTGCGTACGCGTTCCCGCTCGACGAATTCAGTCGTGGCGGGCGGCCAGTGGAACGTGATGAGGAGATGAGCGCGACTGTGCGTGAGGAGGAAGACATACCGGATGGTGACTTGGAGCCTGTTGAAACGTGGGGTGGCGAACCTGATGAAACGAACAGTGATGTGAGTGATTTGTTGAACGGAGAT
The DNA window shown above is from Haloarcula halobia and carries:
- a CDS encoding HNH endonuclease, whose protein sequence is MLARRGNRCQWCGARGPPRGWAILHVHHIERNPDDVEEDDPKNLAVTCRGCHNWFHHRPMITDAPVPLTHADMQVLLPNDVLLLNVLDEIGPAPFRDVFVRMKVLLSEPAVRERLWVLMGLDRMVAGRDEQLVDQDAKSGAWGFPGDVETSARGYVPDDRALAFQRAEDELVRRALDRGCSREHVASVFDVSRRNTFHKQYRAAAYAFPLDEFSRGGRPVERDEEMSATVREEEDIPDGDLEPVETWGGEPDETNSDVSDLLNGD